The sequence ACTGGTTTCATCCCCAATTCTAGACGGCTCAGGGAACTATTACTCGCATGCTCTGCTCATGACAGACATTGCTAATCAATCATGGCCTGGCAGGCATTGCTAATCAATTGAAGTGCTCTTTtgtaaaaatactagaggcccagtgcacaaaattcgtgcatgggtagggtccatagtggctgccggctgctggccaggacctcccttccccccaacacctgccaccaccgctggcgggggcggggccagccggggggaggagccacaggcagttggccaaccggccccaccccctggttgaactctcgGTCaaaaggggacaatttgcataccaggcttttattgtataggatcagAGGCAGCTTCGCACTCCTCAGCACAGTACTCCAGGACACCATCTCCAGGGGATCAAATCCACAGCATTGGCCCGTCTTTAGATCCCACACCATCAGCCTTGGGCCTTCTGGGCTTAGGCACAACTCCCAGACGCCCGAGTCACCAGACCTCAAGAATGCATTGCGCATGCAGCTCTTGGACAGGGGTTACTGGCTCCTCCCCCCGAAAAGATGTCCCTTCTAAGCATGGTCTCTCTCAGAGATACAACCGCCATTCAGGTCTGCCTGGGGCTTCCAGGTTTgctaatagaatttttaaattataaaacatttcatatatataccctaaagcagggatggcgaaccttttgagctcggcgtgtcagcattttgaaaaaccctaacttgtctacggccataccaccctgaatgcgcccgatctcgtctgaaaaaccctaacttaactctggtgccgtgttacatatagacattttttggtatttgcaaccatagtaaaacaaagacttacattttttatctttattatatatatttaaatgccatttaacaaagaaaaatcaaccaaaaaaacgagttcacgtgtcacctctgacacgcgtgtcataggttcgccatcactgccctaaagtgTAGACAATATTATCACACAGAACTGTGTTCCCACAGCTTACGCTGCAAAACACCACAGACACAACTGAAGTTCCTGTGTCCCCCTCAGCCCGGCTCTCTGAGTCTTTCTCCTGCGTCGTTTACACTGtcattacatatttacatatgcatATTTGTAAACCTTACAGATGTtatattccagtgatggcgaacctatgacacgcgtgccagaggtgacacgcgaactcagttttttggttgatttttctttgttaagtggcatttaaatacataaaataaagatcaaaaatgtaagtctttgttttactatggttgcaaatatcaaaaaatttctatacgtgacacggcaccagagttaagttagggtttttcaaaatgctgacacaccgagctcaaaaggttcgccatcacagttACATTCAGATCTTGTGGCCGCTGTTACTGTCACACAACGGGATGTTACGGACTCACAGGCACGATGCTCAGTGCAGCTTTGACTCTGCCAGCGGATCGCAACTGCGAACAGCTATGGAGCCCTGGCTCTGCAGCAGGCGCGGGTTAGGTGCCTCACCTGCCCTAACTCACTTAATCTTCACGACAAAACTATTTCTACCCCCACGTTACAGATTTGGAAACAGCGGCACAGAAAGGTGAAGGTACCTACCTGAGCCTCGTAGCTGGCTTGGCAGCTGTGCTTCTGACCCTGTTCTCCGGTGCTGCGCGGTCTGTCGAATGAGAACCCAGTCATGTACGCATCTGCTCTCCTATGTAAGGGGCCACTGGCTATTTTTGCTCAACATTGGTCTCAGAGGGTTTGGGGCGGTTGTATTCTCTCCCGTGGTTCCTACATCAAGCCTGTGAGTGGGTATTTGTATCATCTCCTAACACCCTTTACAGTAGACAAAAATTAAGGCTCAGACGGGGGAATCACCTTCTCAACGCTACATAGCTCCCGTGGGCCAGAGGTGGGCTGTGAGCCTGGGCTCTTCCGGTCCCATAGCCCCTCTtcgccttccctctgagctgGTCCCAAACGCTTGTCCTGAGCGTCCCCATTGTCTTCCCTTGACTCTGCCCTGGcagcctgctctccctcccccggAACACCCCACACCTGGGCTTTgatctccctcctctgccccctccactGCCCTCCTCCCGGAGAAGTGGCCCAACCGGAAGGCCAGTGCATGTTAGGAAATTCCAGCCACGTGAGCCACCCGAGCTAGGGATTCTGGGCAGCCCGTGGCTTTAGAAGAAACTGAAACTCGGCTTGCCGGGGGCGGAGTGGTCACTGGGGACTTAAAAAGCCACCACTTCCTTGGGTTCCCAGAGGGCACTGGGAGGTCACAGCAGCCGAGGGACACCCTGAACCAGATGTGAGCCTTTGTCCCACTGCTCAAGCCATGCACATCTGTGGGGGTGAAGGGCTGCTGACGGGGACGGTGAGTACAGGGATCCAGGGAgcggggaggagaagggacatATGCCTGAGGGTCTCCAGTGCCTGGGTGGGGAGAATAGGGTCAGAGCTCCTCATTCCAGCTCTGTACATGGGCACAGGGGCTGGGCTCCacgctcccccccgcccccccccccccccagcttcagtttcctcagggATCAGAATGAGGGCTTTCCAGCTCTCACAttgcagctccagcctccaggttaGACTTGGCCTCAATACTGCTCTCTCTCCTAACCCACCTGTTCTCCCTTCACTGCCCTTAGGGTAGCCTCTCTTACCTTCCCAAACTATCCAGAGTGGTTTCTCCTGaaggccctgcccctctcccaagACCCGAGGCCACCCCCTTCTCTCACTGCGGATCTTTCCCCCAAgctccagcctcccctcccccgagactccccagcctcccacccccagcacttgGAATGGGCCTGCTGTGGCCATGGACCTAGGAGCAGAGCGTCCCCAGCCAGGGAGGCCAGCGTCTCACCGGAGCTCCCTGCACTCAGAACACACCTCCCGGAGGAACCTGAGTGAGGGGGGGTTGGGTTGCGGGGCCGCCAACATTCCTTCTTGCCTGACCTTCCACAGCTCTGGGCATTTGGGTTAAATAGTTCATCTAAGTATCATGGACCCCTCCCCTGGGGTCCAGGGGCAGGGAAAGGTCACAGCTGTCCACCTTTGAGTCCACTCTTTCATCAGAACCAACTTCCTGCATTCATTCTAGGTTGTTGCCCTGCTAGAATGTGAGCAACTTGAGGGCGGGGATGGAAAGGGCCCTGCTGTGTCCCCCTAGCTCagagcctgacacacagtaggtgctcaataaatatgagtTGAGTAGGCGAATACCACCTTTGGGCCTGAGTTGAGCATGGGCTCATTGAgcagggcacccccccccccacgatgGAGCTGggtcaggcccccccccccccccccacgatgGAGCTGGCTGGTAGGGAAACCACCTGACGGTGGAAATAACAGTGGCGGGAGGCTGACCCTTATGAacgcctggctggccctgggccgcCTGCGTTGTCATGGAATGGATAAGTTTGGTTCAGAGAAgtgagtgacttgcccagagCGACATAGCTGATACAGAGAGTGTGGAAGTGGAGTCAGGTCTGTccgggttcgaatcccagccTCTCAGCTTCTTCGGTTGTCCTCCCCCGACGTGAGGTGTGAGCAGGACAGTGACACTGAGCGAGGCCGGCCTTCCGACGAGGCGCGCCCTGCctgcgatgggggggggggggctcccaggGACTTTCCCCCAGAGGTGGCTTCTGGGGGAAAGGGGACCTTTGGGGACTTGACGCGGGTAGGGCATGGCTTTACACTAGGCCAGGATGGAAGGCGCCCGCCGCGCCGGGGCCCGAACCGTTTGCCTGTGGCCTGCAGGACCCCGAGGGGCAGCAGAGGCAGCTAAAGAAGAAGCAGAAGAACCGGGCGTCTGCCCAGCGCAGCCGGAGGAAGCACACGGACAAGGCAGACGCCCTGCACCAGGTGGGGCTTCTGCCCTTCCCGACCCTGCCCGCACGTGCCTGCCCAGCGGCCTCTTCCCCCCACCTGTGAGCAGACCCCGCACGGCTGTGGGTCTAAGCATTGGAGACACAGCCGTGAACTCGGCAGCCAAAagctcctgccctccccagggcTCCTATTGGTAGCGGGGAGCCGGGCAGACGAATGAATGGCTCACGAGGTGACTGGGATGTCAGGTGGTGATCGCTACGGGGAAAATTAAAGCAGGGAAGCCAGGGGGGCAGGTGGGTGAAAGAAACCTAACAAGGGATTCCCTCCTTGAGTGGGTGACATGTGAGCAGCTTAAGgtggcaaatgaatgaatgaatgggtgaatgaatgaatgactccaTTTCTGGAGGCGAATTGAAGCCTTTGGAGAATTTAAGTGAAGGGTGAcctaatgacatttttaaaatgtcattccaCGTGCAGAGACCAGCCTGGACGGGGCTGCTGGTGGCTCTGGCGCCTGTTAGGACTTGGAGTCCATGACCTAAGCaacatttttatgtaaaacaCTCTTGCaacttcttctttaaaaaagtgTCCACAAGAGTAGAGTGAGGGAGGGAACCAAAGGAAGTCATTCAGCCTCCTGAGGCGCAGAAgtagagttccttcttttttaaaaaaatctttattttttaaagtattacacatgtctcctttttctcccaagaAACAGAGTTCTTTCTGCTTTTGCCACCTCTGCTCACAAGTGATTGTTTAGAAGTGCACGTTGACTTTTGTCCCCGTGGGTTCTCAGAACCCAGCAGGACAGAACCTGACCCAAGCTGATCAGGGATGCTGAACAGAACCCTGGCTTCAGTGGGAGTGCAGGGTGCTGGGGGGTCCGGCAGGGCGCTGGGGGGGTCCGGCAGGGTGTTGGGGGGGTCTGGCAGGGCGCTGGGGGGTCCGGCAGGGCGCTGGGGGGGTGGTCCGGCAGGGCGCTGGGGGGTCCGGCAGGGCGCTGGGGGGGTGGTCCGGCAGGGCGCTGGGGGGGTCCGGCAGGGTGTTGGGGGGGTCCGGCAGGGCGCTGGGGGGGTCCGGCAGGGCGCTGGGGGGTCCGGCAGGGCGCTGGGGGGTCCGGCAGGGCGCTGAGCAGCCTGGAGGTGTCCGGGACAGTAGGGGCCTCTGCGGCATGAGAAGTCATCACCAGGactggcccaggggagggggcgctggaAGAGGGTCCAGATGGAGGAGACAGGAAACGCTCTGAGGAAGCAGGGTCCATGGAGGGGCAGGAGAAGTCCAGAGATGAATCTGGAAGTGTGAGCTGGGATCACCACGCACAGGGAGTTGAAGGCTCTCGTGTTTGGTTAATGACACAGTTGCCCAATGGTTCCCCGGGCCAAGGAAACGGGGTGGTTTGGGGGGTCGCCCCCGTTAGGCGGCTGGTGGAGCTCCCAGGTGAGCGGAAATAGCCGGCCGGGAGAGGCCACTGGCCGGGGGAATTGAGGATAGGAGCAAGCACGACTGAGCCCCCGGAGGAGGTGGAATGGGGGGAGACTCGGGGGTGGTTGTGGGGGGCCGGCCAGAGGTAGCCCAGGGCCCCAGCTTGCACATTGGCGTGCGGGCGTGTCTTTTCCCCCTGGGGGCCTGGCGATGGGAGGCCCTGGGGCTGGCTgactccctccccgcccctctgcTTCTCCCTGCAGCAGCACGAGGCGCTGGAGAAACACAACCATGCTCTGCGGAAGGAGATCCAGGGCCTGCGGGCGGAGCTGGCCTGGTGGGGCCGGACCCTGCACATGCACGAGCGCTTGTGCCTGATGGGCTGTGCCTCCTGctgggctcccctgccccccggctgctggggccaggccaggcggcCCCTGGACCCCGAGCCTCACAGGCAACATGGCTGCCAGGAGCAGCCAGGCCTGTTCCAGACCCCAGTCTCCTCTCCCTCGGCTCAGCCTCTCTCTCCACATCCGCAGCCTCGgggctcccctggcctcctcctgcctcctctgccctggctgcccctcGGCCCCACGATTACTGCACCTTCTGCCCAGCTGTCCCCGAGCCCGACCCCATCTGCCTCACCCCCCGGCTCCAGCCTGTTGGCACCTTCCTCCGAGCtcagagcccccccaccccactcatcaGCTCACCCTGCCGCTCAGCAGCCCCATGGGCCGGAGCACCTCAGCCGGGGGAGGCTGGTGCCCTCACCGCTCAGCCCCTCGGCTGCCCTGGGGCCGGCCTGCCTGCGGGACATGGAGCACAAGCCTGCTTCCTCGGCAGCAGACCAGCCCGGGCTGAGTGCGGACCTCGGCCCCCACCCGCTCCAGGCCTTCCCCCTGCTCTCCTCTGCGCAAGTCCACTTCTAACCCGGCCCCTGGAGCTGGGCCGGCCCTTCCTCAGGCGCGGGAAGCGGCCGTGGCACCCAGCATCTCCTCCATGGCCCCCGGAGCCTGCCCTTCCCGGCTGACCAGCTGGCCCAGGAGCGCCCCAGGGAAAGGAAGCCGTCCCTGTGCCCGCCACCGACCAGGCCCTGTCACCACCGCTATCCTATCTCAACTTCATGGTCATCCTGCAAAGTCCAGATGGTCAGTCACTTTTTCAGAGAAGGAGACAGAAGCTCAGAGAAGGCAGCGgcgtgtccaaggtcacacagcctttCTTGGGGCCTAAAACGCCACCATCTGCCCCTTCCTCTGCTGGTGGGATCCTGGCCCGGGCGCCTTAGGGGCTGAAGTCCAGAACTGCAGGCTGGTGTGAAGACGGCTAagtgctgggagcagggaggagtcTCCCTCCCGCGTTGTGATTCCCGGGCCGTAGAGCGCTGAAACCTTGTCCTAACCAGGAGGTCCGGAGTCCAAGCCGGGGTGGGGAGAAGCTGGCGGGGGCCCGGAAGGGACTCTTTCTTCCTCCAGCAGGGTTTTCAGTTCCAGAACTGaacctgtgggggaggggggtggggagaagcccGGAATCGTCTCTGCAGGGACTGTTAGTTTCTGCAGGTGAGGTGCCGACCGCCATACTGAGGCCTGGGGAGATTCTGCAGGGTCAGCCTCCCAGGCTCTTCCCAAATGCTTCCttgcctccctgctgcccccgAGGCcacggggcaggaggggggaggggggtgatgtACTAGAGAGCCCTGCACATGGTGCACAAAgggctggaggaaggagggagggaagggccgGGTGCAAGGCTATGTTTAGGCAAGCGCTGGACCTGAACCTGGCAGGGGTGAGACCCGTGTCTTCTTCAGCACccccccatccctgtgcagcccccaggcccctctgGTCAGTGGCCCTCACTGTTCCTTGGTCTGATGGCTCCTGGAAGGACAGGGACTGGGGACCAGGCTGGAGCTCAGCTGCGGTGTCTGCTCCGATTGGGGTCCTCACTCAGTCAGACCCAGGACAAGCGCTGTGAGGGGCTTCAGAGGGGAAGGTCCCACTCTTCGCCCAGACGTTCAGCAGACACTACGCTAGCGAGTGTTACACACACTCCAGGATGCTGAGCCTAAGTCTCCGCACGTTGTTATGGTAAATAAAGAGTTTTCTGATTCCTTTTGCTCTGGCTAATGGTTTAAAGCTCTGCTTGTACTTCCTACTATTGAAAACAAAGGGCCTCTGAAAGAAGAGGGAATTGTCgagaacagcggttctcagcctgtgggtcgcgacccctttgggggtcgaacgaccctttcacaagggtcgcctaagaccatcggaaaacacatatataatcacatattgtttttgtgatgaatcactatgctttaattatgttcaatttgtaacaatgaaattgggggtcgccacaacgtgaggaactgtattaaagggtcgcggcattaggaaggttgagaaccactggtctagaatctTAGGGGTGGGCACTCCCTCATAGACCTCGTAATCTAACCCCCCTCCCATatttcagatgaaaaaactgaggcccagagatagaatggacttgcccaaggtcacccagcaagCGTAGGTGCAATGGTCACAGGATTGTGGGTGGCAGCAGAGCTGGGCCACCAGAGGTTGGGGAGAGCAGACTGGTGGGAGGGAAGCCGAGATGTTAATTAGAGGGACCAGAGTTGATACAACGCACATGGaccagggcttgatgggggatgAGGATACCAGGGTCTGACTTGTGTCTCTGTACCTAACATTTGTCAGGCACCTGCTTGTCTTACTCGGGTTAATTCAGTGACACCTCTAATGACACTGttcagaaggggaaactgaggcccaggagagtTAAGTACCaagttcaaggtcacacagctaggaaaggGCATAGAATTGATGCAACAACAGGACCATAGCACCACAGGCAATCTTGCCTCCCCATCTTCTCCCTGTAGGCCCTGCATGCAGGAGCAGCCACAGGCTGATAGACAtgactctagaccagccgtgggaaaactacggcccatttgaaatgaataaaactaaaaaaaaaaagaccgtacccttttatgtaatgatgtttactttgaatttatattagttcacacaaacaaacactccatccatgcttttgttccggccctccggtccagtttaagaacccattgtggccctcgagtcaaaaagtttgcccacccctggcctagaaggTCTAAGCTCTAAGCCTTCCTTAAGTTTATAACATATAAGAGAGGGGTGTGACTAAATTAGCGTTGGTACACTCATATGATGATGACTGAAGAGGTCCTAAGAAACAAAGGATGCTTTGAAGAATATTTAATGTGTTGAGAAAATGCTTTAACAtattaagcagaaaaaaaaatagaatgtgcaACTGTTACTATAGCTTGATATTCtgcttgtttaaaaaatataaactgaaCCAAAGAAGGAGGCGGAAGTAGTGTCGCTTTTGGAGGGATATGTGCTAATGTCTGTGAAGCCCCGATTTGTAAACACAGCCATCACCATTGCCGGAGCCTTCCACGTGGGAAGAGTCTGTATCCGAGTGCATCTATTGCTACGTAACAAATTACTCCAAAGCTTATCCTCTCACATTTCTGTGGGGACAGGGATCTGGGCGTGGCTTCGCCgggtgcctctggctcaggacaCAGGCTCCAACCAAAATatgggccagggctgcagccactcGAAGGCTCGGCTGGGGAATTCAATTCTAAGCTCTCTGTGAGGGCTGTCTGCAGGCCTCAGAAGGTCCACGTCCAAGCTCGCTTACAAGGTTGGTGGCGGGATTCTGCTCCTTGGGGGCCGTTGGACTGGGGAGCTCAGGTTCTTGCAGGCTGTCTGGCTGGAGAGGTAAGCTCCTTACTGCGTGGGCCTCTCCGCACGGCAGCGCCACACGCAGCTGGCTTCTCTAAGCTGGCGTGAGAGCAAGGAAAGGTGAGCACAAGGAAGCCACAGTCTCTTTGTGACCTAATTTCAGAAACGACATCCTGTCACGGTGACTATTCTACCAGTAGAGGCAAGTCACTGGATCCCGCCCCCACTGGAGGAGAGAGGGCTACACAAGGACACAAAACCAGGAGGGGGTCGGGGCATCCATCTGAGCGGCTGCCCGCCACCCTGGGTGAGAACCAGCACTTCCTTGGGCCCTTCTTGTGGATTTAGCACCAACACTAGCAGCTGGCTTTTCTTGAGGGAGCCATTTTTCAGAAGGGAACAGCTTTGTCCCCTCTCCAGCAGTGGCAAGGCCCCCAGCAGTGAACAGAGAGGAACTGGTGGGTTTGGGGCTGAGAAATCCGCCCCCCAACTCCTTCCCTAGAGACACACAGCCTCAAATTAGCCTTGCAGCAAGCACAAGGCAGCCACCGCCTCCTCAGAACCGCCTTTGAAGCCACGCGTGGACAGTCAGGGCTGAACTCGCCAGTGTGCGCAGGCCAGAAAGTCTTCTATGCTTTGAAAGGTAATCGCTCACTGGAGGACTAAAGTTTAAACCCAATTTAAACTCTTTTAgctgtctccccccgcccccgccccctgcccccgccccccccttcacCTCTGTAGTGGGTTGAACGGTGGCTCCCTGGTGATCTGTCCACCCAGAACTGTGGCTGTGACCTTATTCGGAAAACGTGACTTTGcaaatgtaatcaagttaaggAACTGAAGCTGAGATCGTCCTGGATTAGCCAGGTGGGCCCTAAAGCCAATGACCAGTGAAAGCAGGTCACCAATGACAGGACgagcagacacagagagaggcccTGGGGAGACTGGAGTTCGGCCGCCCCACGCCACGCAACGTGTGGGGCCACCCGAAGCGGGAAGAGGCCAAGGAGGCTGCTCCCTCGGGCCTTCAGAAGGCGCggacggggaggggagggcgggggggaggccgCTGCAGTTGTTCAGGTGAGCCATGGCGTGGCCGCGCCCGGGCGGTGGTAAGGTCAGATTCAGGGCGCGCGGCACAGACAGAGCCGATGGGATGTGCTCACAGCttggatgtggggaaagggagggaggaagtgtgaTGCTGTGGTTTGGGGCCGGAGCACTTGGTGGTTGGTAGCGCCAGGGACCAGGAAGGATTGAGAGAGGAgcttagagtgtgtgtgtgtgagtgagtgtgtgtgtgtgtgagtgagtgtgtgtgtgtgagtgtgtgtgagtgtgtgtgtgtgagagtgtgtgtgtgtgtgtgagtgtgtgagtgtgtgtgtgtgtgtgtgagtgagtgtgtgtgtgtgtgtgtgagtatgtgtgtgtgtgagtgtgtgagtgagtgtgtgtgtgtgtgtgagtgtgtgagtgtgtgagtgtgtgtgtgtgtgagagtgtgtgtgtgagtgtgtgtgtatgtgtgtgtgtgagtgagtgtgtgtgagagtgtgtgcgtgtgtgtgtgtgtgagagagtgtgtgtgtgtgagagtgtgtgtgtgtgtatgtgtgtgtaagtga is a genomic window of Myotis daubentonii chromosome 9, mMyoDau2.1, whole genome shotgun sequence containing:
- the BATF2 gene encoding basic leucine zipper transcriptional factor ATF-like 2 isoform X2, which codes for MRTQSCTHLLSYDPEGQQRQLKKKQKNRASAQRSRRKHTDKADALHQQHEALEKHNHALRKEIQGLRAELAWWGRTLHMHERLCLMGCASCWAPLPPGCWGQARRPLDPEPHRQHGCQEQPGLFQTPVSSPSAQPLSPHPQPRGSPGLLLPPLPWLPLGPTITAPSAQLSPSPTPSASPPGSSLLAPSSELRAPPPHSSAHPAAQQPHGPEHLSRGRLVPSPLSPSAALGPACLRDMEHKPASSAADQPGLSADLGPHPLQAFPLLSSAQVHF
- the BATF2 gene encoding basic leucine zipper transcriptional factor ATF-like 2 isoform X1, giving the protein MHICGGEGLLTGTDPEGQQRQLKKKQKNRASAQRSRRKHTDKADALHQQHEALEKHNHALRKEIQGLRAELAWWGRTLHMHERLCLMGCASCWAPLPPGCWGQARRPLDPEPHRQHGCQEQPGLFQTPVSSPSAQPLSPHPQPRGSPGLLLPPLPWLPLGPTITAPSAQLSPSPTPSASPPGSSLLAPSSELRAPPPHSSAHPAAQQPHGPEHLSRGRLVPSPLSPSAALGPACLRDMEHKPASSAADQPGLSADLGPHPLQAFPLLSSAQVHF